From Rhizobium sp. NZLR1, a single genomic window includes:
- a CDS encoding NYN domain-containing protein, which yields MAAKNSGTLAVLIDGDNASPKIVVGLMAEIANCGTASVKRIYGDWTGPNLKGWKECLLEYSIQPIQQFAYTTGKNATDGAMIIDAMDLLYTGRFSGFCIISSDSDFARLAARIREQCVTVYGFGGRKTPRSFITACNKFVYFDVLNAQAAEVDEAAAPAQKTTVQAKPTATKAPSKKAGLDKATRDMLTKAITATSDQDGRANLAEVGGHLVKQAPDFKPRKYGFPKLKDLVRSSGIVDVEHAPNNPKTILVRLKKA from the coding sequence ATGGCAGCAAAAAATTCCGGAACCTTAGCGGTGCTGATTGATGGCGACAACGCTTCGCCGAAGATCGTCGTCGGCCTCATGGCGGAGATCGCCAACTGCGGAACGGCCAGCGTCAAACGCATCTACGGCGACTGGACGGGTCCGAACCTAAAGGGCTGGAAGGAATGCCTGCTCGAATATTCAATCCAGCCTATTCAGCAATTCGCCTATACGACCGGAAAAAACGCGACCGACGGCGCAATGATCATCGACGCCATGGACTTGTTGTATACTGGTCGTTTCTCGGGCTTCTGTATCATCTCCAGTGACAGCGATTTTGCGCGACTGGCGGCGAGAATCCGGGAACAATGCGTCACTGTCTATGGGTTCGGTGGGAGGAAGACGCCTCGTTCCTTCATCACGGCCTGTAATAAATTCGTCTATTTCGACGTCCTCAATGCTCAGGCTGCAGAAGTCGACGAAGCAGCGGCCCCCGCCCAAAAAACCACAGTCCAGGCCAAACCTACGGCTACGAAGGCGCCGTCTAAAAAGGCTGGATTGGATAAAGCGACACGAGACATGTTGACCAAAGCGATCACCGCAACTTCTGATCAAGACGGTCGAGCAAATCTAGCTGAAGTGGGAGGGCATCTGGTGAAGCAAGCGCCTGACTTCAAACCACGCAAGTACGGCTTCCCCAAGTTGAAGGATCTCGTGAGGTCGTCAGGTATCGTCGATGTAGAGCACGCACCGAATAACCCGAAAACAATCCTAGTTCGCCTTAAGAAGGCGTAA
- a CDS encoding ATP-binding protein → MSLRRSFILVFSALLTALAAFAAAFSYYSARLEAWSILDFQLQQIAHVVGDGSGLEPLASAGASSDEIVAVRITFADARATRTNDPRVVFPPPASGGFSTFLADGEEWRLFTDKGDPARTVMVAQRTAERDELAADAAWNTAWPFLLAIPLSWLAAYWLVGAIMERLHILAGRVERRVVEDIDPLSVKDAPVEVRPLVLAINRAFDRVRATLEQQRAFLADAAHELRTPITALSLQIDNLRQAGQPEERDAAVADLEAGVRRATQVSTQLLRLARSESGEGAGREAATVHLGEALQECLSRFLAAADAKAIDLGMVQSVPCVVRSDPVELAAILDIVVDNALRYTPDHGQVDLAVLTRNDHAVLSVTDNGPGIAAELRERVFDRFYRIDPSKTDGSGLGLAIARNLAGRNGGTIRLMDNPAGRGLRVVLEWPLA, encoded by the coding sequence ATGTCGCTCCGCCGCTCGTTCATTCTCGTCTTTTCCGCGCTTTTAACGGCTCTTGCGGCCTTTGCCGCAGCCTTTTCCTATTACAGCGCACGTCTTGAGGCGTGGAGCATCCTGGACTTCCAGCTCCAGCAGATCGCTCATGTGGTCGGCGATGGCAGCGGTCTTGAACCTCTGGCGAGCGCGGGAGCCTCCAGCGATGAGATTGTGGCTGTCAGGATCACTTTCGCGGATGCGCGGGCGACCCGGACGAACGATCCGCGTGTGGTTTTCCCACCACCCGCCTCTGGCGGATTCTCCACCTTCCTTGCGGATGGCGAGGAGTGGCGGCTTTTTACCGACAAGGGCGATCCAGCCCGTACCGTCATGGTCGCCCAGCGCACGGCCGAGCGCGATGAGCTTGCGGCGGACGCCGCCTGGAACACCGCATGGCCGTTCCTGCTGGCCATACCCCTGTCGTGGCTAGCCGCCTATTGGCTGGTGGGTGCGATCATGGAGCGTCTCCATATCCTGGCGGGCCGGGTGGAACGCCGCGTCGTGGAGGACATTGACCCTCTTTCGGTCAAGGACGCCCCTGTGGAGGTGCGTCCGCTGGTGCTGGCGATCAACCGCGCGTTTGACCGCGTCCGCGCCACGCTGGAGCAACAGCGTGCCTTCCTTGCAGATGCGGCCCATGAGCTCAGGACACCGATCACGGCGCTTTCCCTCCAGATCGATAATCTCAGGCAGGCTGGGCAGCCGGAGGAGCGCGACGCGGCCGTCGCCGACCTGGAGGCCGGCGTGCGCAGGGCGACACAGGTGTCTACCCAGCTTCTCAGGTTGGCTCGCAGCGAGAGCGGCGAGGGGGCCGGCCGCGAGGCGGCCACAGTCCATCTTGGCGAAGCGCTTCAAGAGTGCCTGAGCCGGTTCCTGGCAGCGGCCGACGCAAAAGCGATCGATCTCGGCATGGTGCAATCGGTTCCCTGCGTGGTCAGGAGCGACCCCGTGGAACTGGCCGCCATCCTCGATATCGTCGTTGACAATGCGCTGCGATACACGCCGGACCACGGGCAAGTGGATCTTGCCGTGCTGACACGCAACGATCACGCAGTTCTCTCCGTGACCGACAACGGGCCGGGGATTGCAGCCGAACTGCGCGAGCGCGTGTTCGACCGCTTCTACCGTATCGATCCGTCTAAAACAGATGGAAGCGGCCTCGGCCTTGCGATCGCCCGCAATCTGGCCGGCCGCAACGGTGGCACCATCCGGCTGATGGACAATCCTGCAGGACGCGGCCTGCGGGTCGTTCTCGAATGGCCTCTCGCCTGA
- a CDS encoding dihydrofolate reductase family protein — protein MAKLVFGMNLSLDGYVDHQEFAPDATLFRHWIEQVRGLSGSLYGRRMYEVMRYWDDDDPEWTPDLRDFAMAWRSQPKWVVSRSLQSVGPNATLVAEDVEAAIRGLKAGLAGEIQVAGPDLAGSLTDLGLIDEYRLYFHPVVLGRGKPFFTGPRPPLRLVASDRIGEEAIRLTYVPA, from the coding sequence ATGGCGAAGCTCGTCTTCGGAATGAACCTGTCGCTGGATGGCTACGTCGACCACCAGGAATTTGCGCCCGACGCCACCCTCTTTCGCCATTGGATCGAGCAGGTGCGCGGCCTGAGCGGTAGCCTCTACGGCCGCCGCATGTACGAGGTCATGCGCTACTGGGACGATGACGATCCTGAATGGACCCCGGATTTACGCGACTTCGCCATGGCGTGGCGGAGCCAGCCGAAATGGGTGGTGTCGCGCTCGTTGCAGTCGGTCGGCCCCAATGCCACCCTTGTCGCGGAGGATGTCGAGGCGGCGATCCGCGGGCTGAAGGCCGGGCTTGCCGGGGAGATCCAAGTCGCCGGGCCGGACCTTGCGGGAAGCCTGACCGACCTCGGCCTTATCGATGAATATCGGCTCTACTTCCACCCCGTCGTGCTCGGCCGCGGCAAGCCGTTCTTCACCGGCCCCCGGCCGCCGCTCCGCCTTGTCGCCAGCGATCGGATCGGCGAGGAGGCGATCAGATTGACCTATGTTCCTGCCTGA
- a CDS encoding transglutaminase domain-containing protein, with the protein MEEKKRWTNHSQMSDPIHHRPLMADLPNGVGRLNEIIQGVLVHADWAAEYGLDQTRLDASARKTLPIAQRFDDVFARDPQPLHCRRPAERRSTGTCRDFALALSSILRSKSVPARVRCGFASYFSAGWEDHWVCEYWSAATRRWHLSDAQIDRMLKEKKQIKFDPADVPRDYFMPAGEAWLKCRRETVDPQAFGHGEVNGLWFVKINVIRDHYVLNGRETSDWDRWREADFSQRLIRPQDLPLLDKLASDPAQDLIEVLPDWLP; encoded by the coding sequence ATGGAGGAAAAGAAACGCTGGACCAACCATAGTCAGATGTCCGATCCAATCCATCACAGGCCTTTGATGGCGGATTTGCCGAACGGGGTCGGGCGATTGAATGAAATTATTCAAGGCGTGCTCGTTCACGCCGATTGGGCAGCAGAATACGGTCTCGACCAAACAAGGTTGGACGCATCGGCGAGAAAAACATTGCCGATCGCGCAACGCTTCGACGATGTGTTCGCCAGAGATCCTCAGCCGCTCCACTGCCGGCGTCCCGCAGAGAGACGATCCACCGGCACGTGTCGCGATTTTGCACTCGCATTGTCTTCGATCCTTCGCAGCAAAAGTGTTCCCGCACGCGTGCGCTGTGGCTTCGCCTCCTACTTCTCGGCAGGATGGGAGGATCATTGGGTTTGTGAATATTGGAGCGCGGCAACCAGACGCTGGCATTTGAGCGACGCGCAAATCGACCGGATGCTGAAAGAGAAAAAACAGATCAAATTCGACCCAGCCGACGTACCGCGTGACTATTTCATGCCTGCAGGAGAAGCCTGGCTGAAATGCCGTCGAGAGACGGTCGATCCTCAGGCATTTGGCCACGGTGAGGTGAATGGCCTGTGGTTTGTGAAGATCAATGTCATCAGAGATCACTACGTGCTGAATGGCCGAGAAACCTCCGATTGGGATCGGTGGCGCGAAGCAGATTTTTCTCAAAGGCTGATACGACCGCAAGACCTGCCGCTGCTGGACAAACTCGCCAGCGATCCCGCGCAGGATTTGATCGAGGTCTTGCCGGACTGGCTGCCATAA